A window of Lentibacillus sp. Marseille-P4043 contains these coding sequences:
- the uvrB gene encoding excinuclease ABC subunit UvrB — MEEQFELVAKYEPQGDQPKAIKEIVDKVLAGQRHQTLLGATGTGKTFTVSNVVQEINRPTLVIAHNKTLAGQLYSEFKEYFPNNAVEYFVSFYDYYQPEAYVPSSDTFIEKDASINDEIDKLRHSATSSLFERRDVLVVASVSCIYGLGSPEEYGSHMLSLRMGMEKERDQLLRDLVDIQYARNDIDFQRGTFRVRGDSVEVIPASREEHCLRIEFFGDEIDRIREVDALTGEIIGDREHVTIFPASHFVTREERLKKAIENIEKELEERLKELRDQNKLLEAQRLEQRTNYDIEMMQEMGFCSGIENYSRHLTLREEGATPYTLFDYFPDDFLVVIDESHATLPQIRGMYNGDRARKQVLVDHGFRLPSALDNRPLKFGEFEKQTNQLIYVSATPGPYEMEHSPEMTEQIIRPTGLLDPEIDVRPIKGQIDDLIGEINKRTEHNERVLVTTLTKKMAEDLTDYLKELGIKVAYLHSEIKTLERIEVIRDLRTGKYDVLVGINLLREGLDIPEVSLVAILDADKEGFLRSDRSLIQTMGRAARNEHGEVIMYADKITKSMQVAIDETNRRREKQMAYNEAHHITPTTIKKDVRDVIQATVAAEDQETYDEKTKDISKLPKKEKKKLIENMEKEMKDAAKALDFEKAAELRDIVLELKAEG; from the coding sequence GTGGAAGAACAGTTTGAACTAGTGGCTAAATATGAGCCTCAGGGAGATCAACCGAAAGCAATAAAAGAAATAGTTGACAAAGTGTTGGCAGGTCAACGTCATCAAACGCTACTTGGGGCAACGGGTACAGGGAAAACATTTACCGTCTCAAACGTTGTCCAGGAGATCAACCGACCAACACTTGTTATAGCACATAATAAAACATTAGCAGGTCAGCTTTACAGTGAGTTTAAAGAATATTTTCCGAATAATGCTGTGGAATACTTTGTAAGTTTTTACGATTACTATCAACCAGAAGCATATGTACCATCATCAGATACATTTATTGAGAAAGATGCTAGTATCAATGATGAGATCGATAAATTACGCCACTCAGCAACGTCATCACTTTTTGAACGTCGTGATGTTTTAGTAGTTGCTAGTGTCTCTTGTATTTATGGACTAGGTTCACCAGAAGAATACGGTAGTCACATGCTTTCATTAAGAATGGGAATGGAAAAAGAACGTGATCAATTGTTACGAGACTTGGTAGATATCCAATATGCGAGAAATGATATTGATTTTCAACGTGGTACGTTCCGTGTGCGGGGGGACTCTGTTGAAGTAATTCCTGCTTCTCGAGAAGAACATTGTTTGCGGATTGAATTTTTTGGTGATGAAATAGATCGAATTCGTGAAGTTGATGCACTTACAGGAGAAATTATTGGTGACCGTGAGCATGTAACGATTTTCCCTGCTTCCCACTTTGTTACGCGGGAGGAAAGGCTGAAAAAAGCGATCGAAAACATTGAAAAAGAGTTGGAAGAACGATTAAAGGAATTACGCGATCAGAACAAACTGCTAGAAGCACAGCGACTAGAACAACGGACAAATTATGACATCGAAATGATGCAAGAAATGGGTTTTTGTTCAGGAATTGAAAACTATTCAAGGCATTTAACGTTGCGTGAGGAAGGTGCAACTCCTTATACCTTGTTTGATTATTTCCCAGACGACTTCTTGGTGGTTATCGATGAATCACACGCTACACTACCACAAATTAGAGGGATGTATAATGGTGACAGGGCTAGAAAACAAGTATTAGTTGATCACGGGTTTCGGCTTCCGTCAGCATTGGATAATCGACCATTGAAATTTGGTGAATTTGAGAAGCAAACCAATCAGCTCATCTACGTTTCGGCAACACCTGGACCATATGAAATGGAACACTCACCAGAAATGACCGAACAAATTATTCGTCCAACCGGTTTATTAGATCCCGAAATAGACGTTCGCCCAATTAAGGGACAAATTGATGATTTAATTGGTGAGATTAATAAGCGAACAGAACACAATGAGCGAGTGCTCGTTACGACATTGACGAAGAAGATGGCGGAAGATTTAACGGATTATTTAAAAGAGCTTGGTATAAAAGTTGCTTACTTACATTCGGAAATTAAAACATTGGAGCGGATCGAAGTTATTCGAGATTTGCGAACAGGAAAATATGATGTACTTGTGGGGATTAACTTATTACGAGAAGGGCTTGATATACCGGAAGTTTCACTCGTGGCTATTTTAGATGCAGACAAGGAAGGTTTTTTACGTTCCGACCGTTCGTTAATCCAAACGATGGGGCGCGCAGCAAGAAATGAACATGGTGAAGTTATTATGTATGCCGATAAAATAACAAAATCTATGCAGGTTGCGATCGATGAAACGAATCGGCGTCGTGAAAAGCAAATGGCCTATAATGAAGCACATCATATTACCCCAACAACAATTAAGAAAGATGTACGCGATGTTATTCAAGCTACCGTTGCAGCCGAAGATCAGGAAACATACGATGAAAAGACGAAAGATATATCGAAGTTACCGAAGAAGGAAAAGAAAAAACTTATCGAGAATATGGAAAAAGAAATGAAAGATGCAGCCAAGGCGCTTGATTTCGAAAAAGCTGCGGAATTACGTGATATTGTTCTTGAACTAAAAGCGGAAGGGTGA
- a CDS encoding PDZ domain-containing protein translates to MVETWLMELLKGIGRLFLNPLIYWAVILVVLSGISRIKRERNNFGTKIFDVFTEWKNTWSISIISGFVISLLALGIGIVFSYETILMLSVVSIVLSLSMRFTLLSPSYTIGLTYLLLLFIPYFLKQQSFAEMDSNLFTDSNFSGLVLLLGLLLLVEAIHLKRVKRNASFPDLVLGNRGKWVGQHHVKKMSMIPFFILVPSGYITSFIPFWPYFSLGGDTYSILLVPFLIGFDHVIKGNIPQVAQRKLATSIGILGVFVLLLASISIFASWVSLTAVLVAILGREFISYKHRIRDKAKVPYFNISANGLKVLAIIPDTPADRLGILTGETIYKVNGQKVHNVAGFYRALQANGAFFKLDIVDDSGEVRFVQSAFYQGDHHELGILFAKEKYRGSEQRQQVN, encoded by the coding sequence TTGGTAGAAACATGGTTAATGGAATTACTGAAGGGAATTGGAAGACTATTTCTAAATCCGTTGATATATTGGGCTGTTATTTTGGTTGTTTTAAGTGGAATCAGCCGAATAAAAAGGGAACGAAATAATTTTGGTACAAAAATTTTTGATGTATTTACGGAATGGAAAAATACATGGTCTATTTCTATTATTTCAGGGTTTGTTATATCATTACTTGCCTTAGGGATTGGTATTGTTTTTTCCTATGAAACTATCCTAATGTTAAGTGTGGTTAGTATTGTATTAAGTTTATCAATGAGGTTTACGCTTCTTTCTCCAAGCTATACAATTGGACTTACATATCTATTATTATTGTTTATTCCATATTTTTTAAAACAGCAATCATTTGCTGAAATGGACAGTAATTTATTCACCGACTCAAACTTTTCGGGGTTGGTTTTATTACTTGGGTTGTTACTTCTTGTAGAGGCAATTCATTTAAAGCGAGTGAAACGGAATGCGTCATTTCCTGATTTAGTTTTGGGCAATCGCGGAAAATGGGTGGGACAGCACCATGTGAAGAAAATGAGCATGATTCCATTTTTTATACTAGTGCCTTCAGGCTACATTACGTCCTTCATCCCTTTTTGGCCATATTTTTCATTAGGTGGGGACACATACAGTATTTTATTAGTTCCATTTTTAATTGGGTTTGATCATGTTATAAAAGGAAATATTCCACAGGTAGCTCAACGAAAATTGGCAACATCGATCGGTATACTTGGTGTGTTCGTATTGTTATTAGCTTCAATAAGTATATTTGCCTCATGGGTGTCTTTAACAGCTGTATTAGTAGCAATTTTAGGAAGAGAATTTATCAGCTATAAGCATCGAATTCGTGATAAAGCAAAAGTACCTTATTTTAATATTTCAGCAAACGGATTAAAGGTTTTGGCAATTATACCAGATACACCGGCAGATCGATTAGGAATTCTTACAGGGGAAACGATTTACAAAGTTAATGGACAGAAAGTACATAATGTAGCGGGTTTTTATCGGGCATTACAAGCTAATGGCGCATTTTTTAAACTGGATATTGTGGATGACTCTGGTGAAGTTCGCTTCGTACAAAGTGCTTTTTATCAAGGGGACCACCATGAATTAGGTATTCTATTTGCTAAAGAAAAGTATCGCGGCAGTGAACAACGTCAGCAAGTAAATTAA
- a CDS encoding S41 family peptidase translates to MTFKKQHIVFILIAALVLGFAGAYFGVKLAQPDKQVKEEKAEVPLIKGDEEVEQPENMDKVVQAFGLIKKHYLMDVDDQQLVEGAIKGMLGSLDDPYSTYMDAETMKNFNETIESSFEGIGAEVSMVDGKVTIIAPIKDSPAEEAGLRPNDQILTVDEESVEGLELAEAVEKIRGEKGSEVVIKVQRAGVSDPFNVTIERDDIPVETVHSNVKKIDGKKTGVLEITTFSENTATEFKEQLTKLEEDGIEGLVIDVRGNPGGLFNAVEDILKLFIPKDMPYVQIEDQDGGKSPYYSELDTKKDYPISVVIDEGSASASEILAVAMKEAGYDVVGTKSFGKGTVQQAVPMGDGSTIKLTFYKWLSPKGTWIHEKGIKPTIKVKQPDYFYSNPVQLENPLTYNHTGEKVKNIQIMLDGLGYDPGRIDGYFNKQTVEAVKEFQQDNDVKVTGEIDKKTAGLIEAQIVDHIREGDDDQQMEKALNELYK, encoded by the coding sequence ATGACGTTTAAAAAGCAGCACATCGTCTTTATTTTAATTGCGGCTTTGGTTCTAGGTTTCGCCGGGGCGTATTTTGGTGTGAAACTGGCACAACCGGACAAGCAAGTCAAAGAAGAAAAAGCTGAGGTCCCCTTAATTAAAGGTGATGAAGAGGTAGAACAACCAGAAAACATGGATAAAGTTGTCCAAGCATTTGGGTTAATTAAGAAGCATTATTTAATGGACGTTGATGATCAGCAATTAGTTGAAGGTGCGATCAAAGGAATGCTTGGTTCGTTGGATGATCCTTATAGCACCTACATGGATGCTGAAACGATGAAGAACTTTAATGAAACAATTGAATCATCCTTTGAAGGCATTGGTGCGGAGGTAAGCATGGTTGATGGGAAAGTAACGATCATTGCGCCAATCAAGGATTCACCAGCTGAAGAAGCCGGATTAAGACCAAATGATCAAATTTTAACCGTTGATGAAGAAAGTGTAGAAGGACTTGAACTAGCTGAAGCAGTTGAAAAGATTCGTGGTGAAAAAGGGTCTGAAGTCGTTATAAAGGTTCAGCGAGCAGGAGTTTCAGATCCGTTTAATGTTACGATTGAACGCGATGATATTCCAGTTGAAACGGTCCATTCCAATGTAAAGAAAATAGATGGCAAAAAAACTGGTGTCCTGGAAATCACTACATTTTCTGAGAATACGGCTACAGAATTTAAAGAACAGTTGACAAAACTTGAGGAAGATGGAATTGAAGGATTAGTTATTGATGTCCGTGGCAATCCTGGTGGTCTTTTTAACGCCGTAGAAGACATTTTGAAACTATTTATTCCGAAAGATATGCCTTATGTTCAGATTGAAGATCAAGATGGGGGAAAATCACCTTATTATTCAGAACTTGATACAAAAAAAGATTACCCAATTAGTGTCGTAATTGATGAAGGTAGTGCATCCGCTTCAGAAATTCTTGCTGTTGCAATGAAAGAAGCAGGATATGATGTTGTTGGAACAAAAAGTTTTGGAAAAGGAACCGTACAACAAGCAGTTCCGATGGGTGATGGAAGTACGATTAAATTAACGTTTTATAAATGGCTTTCACCAAAAGGAACGTGGATTCATGAAAAAGGGATAAAACCAACAATTAAAGTTAAACAACCAGATTATTTCTATTCCAATCCTGTCCAATTAGAAAATCCACTGACATATAACCATACAGGTGAAAAGGTGAAAAATATTCAAATAATGTTGGATGGACTAGGCTATGATCCTGGAAGAATTGATGGCTACTTTAATAAACAAACAGTGGAAGCGGTAAAAGAGTTCCAACAAGACAATGATGTAAAAGTGACAGGTGAAATTGATAAAAAAACAGCTGGCTTAATCGAGGCACAAATCGTTGATCATATTCGCGAAGGTGATGACGATCAACAAATGGAAAAAGCATTAAATGAATTATACAAGTAA
- a CDS encoding metallophosphoesterase, whose translation MKIILTLILIIIIILIYKAYKNTKDVTINKITVANQPNNLKQSLSILHLSDIHVEHISITPEQLATKLKNESFDIIALTGDFLDRKRSIPKLAPYLDVLQHLHPKYGIYAVFGNHDYVLHDTDLHELKMLLETYGCHVLQNASETITINESKVNIIGIDDYSTNRSNIPLAFQHVKNGTNIILTHDPTVVLDMDSYKFDYLMAGHFHGGQICYPKAYHLAKMGKLARQHIIKGLHKQNDMPYYISEGLGQTGLNIRIGSRPEITFHRITTQSESSL comes from the coding sequence ATGAAAATTATACTTACGCTTATTTTGATCATTATCATTATTCTTATCTATAAAGCATATAAAAACACAAAAGACGTTACAATTAATAAAATCACAGTCGCAAATCAGCCAAACAATCTGAAGCAGTCGTTATCCATCCTGCATCTTTCCGATATACATGTAGAACATATCTCGATAACACCAGAACAATTAGCAACTAAACTAAAAAACGAATCGTTTGATATCATTGCTCTAACAGGTGATTTCTTAGATCGCAAACGAAGTATTCCAAAACTAGCACCTTATTTGGACGTTCTCCAGCATTTACATCCGAAGTACGGGATTTATGCTGTCTTTGGCAATCATGATTACGTTCTTCATGACACAGACCTTCATGAACTTAAAATGCTGTTAGAAACTTACGGTTGCCATGTTTTACAAAATGCTAGTGAAACAATCACAATAAACGAAAGCAAGGTAAATATTATCGGCATTGATGACTATAGTACGAATCGAAGTAATATCCCATTAGCTTTTCAACATGTTAAAAATGGGACAAACATTATTCTGACTCATGACCCAACAGTAGTTCTGGACATGGACAGTTATAAATTCGACTATTTGATGGCAGGTCATTTTCACGGCGGACAAATATGTTACCCAAAAGCATACCATCTAGCTAAAATGGGAAAACTTGCCCGTCAACATATTATTAAAGGGCTGCATAAGCAAAACGACATGCCATACTACATTAGTGAAGGGTTAGGTCAAACAGGATTAAATATCCGCATTGGCAGCCGCCCAGAAATTACGTTCCATCGTATTACAACGCAATCAGAATCCTCGCTTTAG
- a CDS encoding MGDG synthase family glycosyltransferase produces MNQRIAALFLPFMQIQTGHHHVADAIIHDLKKCEQKISCEKVDILSYSYGGIEKAVSSTYLTWIKLFPNVYNWLYQHAAYNRTIHSSRHVLYELLFTYFFKRLIQEKKPRIIFCTHALPSMIASRLKEKKQLDAIIINVYTDYFINRIWGLHGIDYHFVPTAMVKDYLVDQGIQADRIFITGIPVHSAFFRQGKERQMTRTITLLVTGGSLGVGAIARLLDKICEDCLRFHILCGKNKKLYEEIKRRSNPNVIPHSYITCRDEMNDLYEQVDAVVTKPGGVTISESLQKKKPIFVFNPLPGQEEINADQLQQQGLIIRSTLNDLEHQIISFFSNSNQREMYQQKMKAYHKNLVEESIYEIVDKLIAAHTN; encoded by the coding sequence ATGAACCAACGGATAGCAGCTTTGTTTTTGCCATTTATGCAAATTCAAACAGGGCATCATCATGTTGCAGATGCCATAATACATGATTTGAAAAAATGTGAGCAAAAAATAAGTTGTGAAAAAGTGGATATCTTGTCCTATAGTTATGGGGGGATTGAGAAAGCAGTGTCATCCACTTATTTGACGTGGATCAAACTATTCCCAAATGTTTATAATTGGCTCTACCAGCATGCAGCATATAACCGAACCATTCACTCCAGTCGTCATGTTCTTTATGAATTATTATTTACATATTTTTTTAAGCGATTGATTCAGGAGAAAAAGCCTCGAATAATTTTTTGTACACATGCGCTTCCATCCATGATTGCCAGTAGATTAAAGGAGAAAAAACAGCTTGATGCGATAATTATTAATGTGTATACGGATTATTTTATCAATCGTATATGGGGGTTACATGGTATTGATTATCATTTTGTCCCAACTGCTATGGTCAAAGATTACTTAGTAGATCAAGGAATCCAAGCAGATCGTATTTTTATTACTGGCATTCCTGTCCATTCTGCATTTTTCAGACAGGGAAAGGAGCGGCAGATGACAAGAACAATTACACTGCTTGTTACTGGTGGAAGTCTTGGGGTTGGGGCAATCGCACGTTTACTGGATAAAATATGCGAAGATTGTCTTCGTTTTCATATCTTATGTGGTAAAAATAAAAAGTTGTACGAAGAGATTAAACGGAGAAGTAATCCGAATGTTATCCCTCATTCTTACATAACATGCAGGGATGAAATGAATGATTTATACGAACAAGTTGATGCTGTCGTGACAAAACCAGGAGGTGTCACAATCAGTGAAAGTTTACAAAAAAAGAAACCGATTTTTGTTTTTAATCCATTGCCGGGTCAAGAGGAAATTAATGCGGATCAATTGCAACAGCAAGGATTAATAATACGATCAACACTAAACGATTTGGAACATCAAATTATTAGCTTTTTCTCGAACAGCAACCAAAGGGAAATGTACCAGCAAAAAATGAAGGCGTATCACAAAAATCTCGTGGAGGAATCAATATACGAAATTGTTGACAAATTAATAGCTGCCCATACTAATTAG
- a CDS encoding YkoP family protein: MKSYLLSVWNALDPIYFRMTRLHYVTDHEKQNTLFRVRLTRYKGKSVVLNDGTVINKNDLLIKIHLHNVKMLRELNQINSEMKRGVYVYHMVKRSLPRLAKFVRMHQKTNEIKGIIGITTLYRGADRLGFDICPIGNFYYTLYKKLTFLPINFLANTPYLQQPVYLFMSKEQLLKRGF; this comes from the coding sequence ATGAAAAGCTATTTACTAAGTGTGTGGAATGCACTCGACCCTATTTACTTTCGTATGACCCGTTTACACTATGTAACGGATCATGAAAAACAAAATACATTATTTCGCGTTAGGCTTACCCGATATAAAGGAAAGTCGGTAGTGCTAAACGATGGTACAGTAATAAACAAAAATGATTTACTTATAAAAATTCATTTGCATAATGTGAAGATGCTTCGCGAACTGAACCAAATAAATAGTGAGATGAAGCGTGGAGTGTATGTCTATCATATGGTGAAACGCTCGTTGCCTCGACTCGCTAAATTTGTCCGGATGCATCAGAAAACAAATGAAATTAAAGGTATTATTGGGATAACAACCTTGTATCGTGGTGCAGACCGACTTGGATTTGATATCTGTCCAATCGGTAATTTTTATTATACTCTTTATAAAAAGTTGACTTTCCTGCCGATTAACTTTTTGGCAAACACACCATACCTCCAACAGCCAGTTTATTTGTTTATGTCGAAAGAGCAATTACTAAAGCGAGGATTCTGA
- a CDS encoding murein hydrolase activator EnvC family protein gives MKKIVSYILIGILLLGANFSSWTHVQAKSMDEVDNKINELQKEKEALKDKQGDITNKQDKTDQKIDKNLSKQDTVESDIKTIDKKLSNTKTKIKAKQDEIKSTNEKLEQLKTKIKNLKVEIKELQDSIKEREALLKERLRTIQKNGGSMKYMEVILGSQSFSDFISRSSAVNTIMDSDKNIMESLAADKKALEKKKIEIQESKKDVEQKKNALEDQKNELESLKTQLDEQAAEKEKLMAQLEEEHEQLEDYKMSLEEQQRVMEQQAAAIDKAKKSAMNQKAELERQAKERRAKAQSSSSNHSGGSSNSGNISTGGSGTLIWPANGRFSSGYGSRSLGYHYGIDIANSVGTPIHAAESGTVTRAEYSNSYGNVVYIYHPHLNLTTVYAHMSSLSVSYGQQVSVGQQIGNMGNTGNSFGSHCHFEVHKGQWKYHSGVNPMPYLK, from the coding sequence ATGAAAAAAATAGTTTCGTATATACTTATAGGTATTCTATTACTTGGAGCAAACTTCAGCAGTTGGACACATGTTCAGGCGAAGTCAATGGATGAAGTGGATAATAAAATTAACGAGCTACAAAAAGAAAAAGAAGCATTAAAAGATAAACAAGGTGATATAACCAATAAACAGGATAAAACCGATCAAAAGATTGACAAGAATTTATCAAAACAAGATACAGTTGAAAGTGATATTAAAACAATAGATAAGAAGCTATCAAATACAAAAACCAAAATCAAAGCGAAACAAGACGAGATTAAATCAACGAATGAAAAATTGGAACAACTTAAAACAAAAATTAAAAATTTAAAAGTAGAAATTAAAGAATTACAAGATAGCATCAAGGAACGGGAAGCTTTGCTAAAAGAACGTTTACGTACAATCCAAAAAAACGGTGGAAGCATGAAATATATGGAAGTTATTCTTGGTTCCCAAAGCTTTAGTGACTTTATCAGTAGATCATCAGCTGTAAACACAATTATGGATTCCGATAAAAACATAATGGAATCCCTTGCAGCAGATAAGAAGGCATTAGAGAAAAAGAAAATTGAAATCCAAGAAAGTAAAAAAGATGTAGAACAGAAGAAAAACGCTTTAGAAGATCAAAAGAATGAATTAGAGTCATTGAAAACCCAATTAGATGAACAAGCGGCGGAAAAGGAAAAATTGATGGCTCAACTAGAAGAGGAACACGAACAATTAGAGGATTACAAGATGTCTCTTGAAGAGCAGCAACGAGTGATGGAACAACAGGCTGCAGCGATTGATAAAGCAAAGAAGTCCGCTATGAATCAGAAGGCGGAACTAGAGAGACAAGCTAAGGAAAGAAGAGCAAAAGCACAATCAAGTAGTTCAAATCATTCTGGTGGTTCTAGTAATTCAGGGAATATCAGTACTGGTGGAAGTGGCACTTTAATTTGGCCTGCAAATGGTAGATTTTCTTCGGGCTATGGATCCAGAAGCTTAGGATATCACTATGGAATTGACATTGCTAATTCAGTTGGCACACCAATCCATGCAGCAGAATCTGGTACGGTTACAAGAGCAGAATACTCAAACAGTTATGGAAATGTAGTATATATCTATCATCCACATTTAAATTTAACAACTGTATATGCGCATATGTCCAGTCTTTCTGTAAGTTATGGGCAACAAGTAAGTGTAGGTCAACAAATCGGAAACATGGGGAATACCGGTAATTCATTTGGAAGTCATTGTCATTTTGAAGTTCACAAAGGACAATGGAAATACCACAGTGGAGTAAATCCAATGCCATACCTCAAATGA